One segment of Agromyces albus DNA contains the following:
- a CDS encoding ABC transporter ATP-binding protein yields the protein MTDSQPAIRLTGLTKEFGSVTAVDHVDLEIAAGEFFSMLGPSGSGKTTVLRLIAGFEQPSGGTIELFGRDVTKRAPFDRDVNTVFQDYALFPHMNVLDNVGYGLRVRGIGRKERNERAMRALAAVRLEQMAARKPSQLSGGQRQRVALARATVVEPKVLLLDEPLGALDLKLREQMQVELKEIQRELGITFIFVTHDQEEALTLSDRIAVFNDGRIEQLGTPAELYERPGSRFVADFVGTSNLLDDTRSRELLGRAGEHSVRPEKMTVGTGELAGDGVRNAWGTVVEAIYLGSGIRLVVDLDAGTRVTVLEQNDRHRTHDDERGDRVVVSWHDADVVALAVAADAAA from the coding sequence ATGACCGACTCGCAGCCGGCCATCCGCCTGACGGGGCTCACAAAGGAGTTCGGTTCGGTCACCGCCGTCGACCACGTCGACCTCGAGATCGCGGCCGGCGAGTTCTTCTCGATGCTCGGCCCCTCGGGCTCGGGCAAGACCACCGTGCTGCGCCTGATCGCGGGCTTCGAGCAACCCAGCGGCGGCACGATCGAGCTCTTCGGGCGCGACGTCACGAAGCGCGCGCCGTTCGACCGCGACGTCAACACGGTCTTCCAGGACTACGCGCTCTTCCCGCACATGAACGTGCTCGACAACGTGGGCTACGGTCTGCGAGTGCGCGGCATCGGCCGCAAGGAGCGAAACGAGCGGGCGATGCGCGCGCTCGCCGCGGTTCGGCTCGAGCAGATGGCCGCCCGCAAACCCTCGCAGCTCTCGGGCGGCCAGCGACAGCGGGTCGCGCTCGCCCGCGCCACCGTCGTCGAGCCGAAGGTGCTGCTGCTCGACGAGCCGCTCGGCGCCCTCGACCTTAAGCTCCGCGAGCAGATGCAGGTCGAGCTCAAGGAGATCCAGCGCGAGCTCGGCATCACCTTCATCTTCGTCACGCACGACCAGGAGGAGGCGCTCACCCTCTCCGACCGCATCGCCGTCTTCAACGACGGCCGCATCGAGCAGCTCGGCACGCCCGCCGAGCTCTACGAACGACCCGGCTCTCGATTCGTCGCGGACTTCGTCGGCACCTCGAACCTCCTCGACGACACGCGTTCGCGCGAGCTGCTCGGCCGAGCGGGCGAGCACTCCGTGCGGCCCGAGAAGATGACCGTCGGCACGGGCGAGCTCGCGGGCGACGGGGTTCGCAACGCGTGGGGCACCGTCGTCGAGGCGATCTACCTCGGCAGCGGCATCCGTCTCGTCGTCGACCTCGACGCCGGCACTCGCGTGACCGTGCTCGAACAGAACGACCGGCACCGCACCCACGACGACGAACGCGGCGATCGCGTCGTCGTGAGTTGGCACGACGCCGACGTCGTCGCGCTCGCTGTGGCGGCGGATGCCGCGGCGTGA
- a CDS encoding FadR/GntR family transcriptional regulator — protein MPQATGRADATRAVVFSPLDGAGRAELVEQRLTDAIVAGVLRDGERLPSESELARSLGVAVVTAREALESLRDKGLVLTRRGRDGGSFVTHDRDTTTRMVDQRVRSQSRIELRDLSLHYAAIAGMAAEVAADRASDDDVQSLVEIDERADLTTPGGARRAVGRFQLEIAAVSQSPRLVHEELRLQAETGSLLWLCLREQDYRDRSRQARLEVIEAIRAVEPERARRVTTEHIASAVEWLIEEKVRLEASEPPGASGATGPPGASVAERTEGGAT, from the coding sequence ATGCCGCAGGCCACGGGCCGCGCCGACGCCACGCGCGCGGTCGTCTTCTCGCCGCTCGACGGCGCCGGGCGCGCCGAGCTCGTGGAGCAGCGCCTGACCGACGCCATCGTCGCGGGCGTGCTGCGCGACGGCGAGCGCCTCCCGAGCGAATCCGAGCTCGCCCGCAGTCTCGGCGTTGCCGTCGTGACGGCACGCGAGGCGCTCGAGTCGCTGCGCGACAAGGGCCTCGTGCTCACTCGGCGCGGTCGCGACGGCGGCAGCTTCGTCACGCACGACCGCGACACGACGACACGAATGGTCGACCAGCGCGTGCGATCGCAGAGCCGCATCGAGCTGCGCGACCTCTCGCTGCACTATGCGGCGATCGCCGGCATGGCCGCCGAGGTCGCGGCAGATCGCGCGAGCGACGACGACGTGCAGAGCCTCGTCGAGATCGACGAGCGCGCCGACCTCACCACTCCGGGCGGCGCACGTCGGGCTGTCGGGCGCTTCCAATTGGAGATCGCCGCGGTCAGCCAGTCGCCTCGACTCGTGCACGAGGAGCTGCGCCTGCAGGCCGAGACCGGAAGTCTGCTCTGGCTCTGCCTGCGTGAGCAGGACTATCGTGACCGAAGCAGGCAGGCGCGACTCGAGGTGATCGAGGCGATCCGAGCGGTGGAGCCCGAACGGGCCCGCCGGGTGACGACCGAGCACATCGCCTCGGCCGTCGAATGGCTCATCGAAGAGAAGGTGCGGCTCGAGGCGAGCGAACCGCCAGGGGCGTCCGGAGCAACCGGGCCGCCAGGGGCATCCGTCGCCGAACGAACGGAAGGAGGCGCGACATGA
- a CDS encoding cache domain-containing protein, with translation MTVTVDVTAQLIAQRIASTIDPVFAMIDGWRDAVERAIATEPEPRAATLDPLIAALVAPELERTGSLITGAGFVATPGFLLDAPWHLAWWLSGANTFRAAPDAGLRRLDAVNDPDSEQFRDYTTLEWWRVPERTGTRHLTGPYVDYLCTDDYTVTITTPVMAAGELAGMVGTDLYVARLERVLLPVIRESGHPCSLVNASGRIVTSTDPHRATGALLRLDGLVDALTPLRDAVTETDAAALPGGATVVPCGDTSLALVLEG, from the coding sequence ATGACCGTCACCGTCGATGTCACCGCGCAACTGATCGCGCAGCGCATCGCCTCGACCATCGATCCCGTCTTCGCGATGATCGACGGCTGGCGCGACGCGGTCGAGCGCGCGATCGCGACCGAACCCGAGCCGCGTGCCGCGACGCTCGACCCGCTCATCGCCGCCCTCGTGGCTCCCGAGCTCGAGCGAACCGGCAGCCTCATCACGGGCGCCGGCTTCGTGGCGACGCCCGGGTTCCTCCTCGACGCACCGTGGCATCTCGCGTGGTGGCTGAGCGGGGCGAACACCTTCCGCGCGGCGCCCGACGCCGGGCTGCGCCGCCTCGACGCGGTGAACGACCCCGACTCCGAGCAGTTCCGCGACTATACGACGCTCGAGTGGTGGCGGGTGCCCGAGCGCACCGGCACCCGGCACCTCACCGGCCCCTACGTCGACTACCTCTGCACCGACGACTACACGGTGACGATCACGACACCCGTGATGGCCGCCGGAGAGCTCGCGGGCATGGTCGGCACCGACCTGTACGTCGCGCGCCTCGAGCGCGTGCTGCTCCCGGTGATCCGCGAGTCGGGGCATCCGTGCTCCCTCGTGAACGCCTCGGGCCGCATCGTCACGTCGACCGACCCGCATCGTGCCACCGGTGCGCTGCTCCGGCTCGACGGCCTCGTCGACGCGCTCACGCCGTTGCGCGATGCGGTCACGGAGACGGATGCCGCGGCGCTGCCCGGCGGCGCGACCGTCGTGCCGTGCGGCGACACGTCGCTTGCGCTCGTGCTCGAGGGCTGA
- a CDS encoding sirohydrochlorin chelatase encodes MTARPPALVGISHGTSSDEGRRAVRGLHEAVEAAVAARHPSAASSVRLGHVDVEQPDVPATLATLAPGEPAVVVPLLLSAGYHVHVDLTEAVETETDRTVVLAGALGPDDRLVAVLQRRLHEAGLREGDHVVLAVAGSSDVRAVDHCRDMAARLAETSGRDISLGFLSAAEPSLPDAVAAARLAAADGERVVVANYLLAPGYFDRLAVRAGADVTARPLLVPDEPAPSELVDIVLDRYAAASAQLD; translated from the coding sequence ATGACTGCACGGCCTCCTGCACTCGTCGGCATCTCGCACGGCACGTCCTCCGATGAGGGAAGGCGGGCGGTGCGCGGGTTGCACGAGGCCGTCGAGGCGGCCGTGGCCGCGCGGCATCCGTCGGCTGCCTCCTCCGTTCGGCTGGGGCACGTCGACGTCGAGCAACCCGACGTGCCGGCGACGCTCGCCACCCTGGCTCCGGGCGAGCCCGCGGTCGTCGTGCCGCTGCTCCTCTCGGCCGGCTACCACGTGCACGTCGACCTCACCGAGGCCGTCGAAACCGAGACCGACCGTACGGTCGTGCTCGCCGGCGCGCTCGGACCCGACGATCGACTCGTCGCCGTGCTCCAGCGCCGCCTGCACGAGGCGGGGCTCCGTGAGGGCGACCACGTCGTGCTCGCGGTCGCCGGGTCGAGCGACGTTCGGGCCGTCGATCACTGTCGTGACATGGCCGCGCGGCTCGCTGAGACATCCGGCCGCGACATCTCCCTCGGCTTCCTGTCGGCCGCCGAGCCGTCCCTTCCCGACGCGGTGGCCGCCGCGCGCCTGGCCGCGGCCGACGGCGAGCGCGTCGTCGTCGCGAACTACCTGCTCGCTCCCGGCTACTTCGACCGCCTCGCCGTGCGCGCCGGGGCCGACGTGACCGCGCGCCCGCTCCTGGTGCCGGATGAGCCGGCGCCGTCCGAGCTCGTCGACATCGTGCTCGACCGCTACGCCGCGGCATCCGCTCAGCTCGACTGA
- a CDS encoding nitrite/sulfite reductase yields MTTPTTTDAAPQRPAGTDRGNRPPRPASRPHGQWKIDGTTPLNANEVWKQEDGGLAVRERIENTYAAGGFASIDPTDLHGRFRWWGLYTQRKPGIDGGKTATLEPHELEDEYFMLRVRIDGGQLTTQQLRVIGEISTEFARDSADLTDRQNVQLHWVRVEDVPEIWRRLEAVGLGTTEACGDVPRVVLGSPVAGIAADELIDPTPSIDAITERYIGIPELANLPRKFKTAITGHPSQDVVHEINDVGFVAVTHPELGVGYDLWVGGGLSTSAHLAVRLGTFVAPEQVPDVWFGVAAIFRDYGYRRLRNKARLKYLVADWGPEKFREVLETEYLGAPLPDGPAAPKPRTQGDHVGVHRQHDGRYYIGVTPFVGRVSGSKLTALADLLERHGSGRLRTTPHQKLVLLDIEERDVEQVVAELEELGLSAKPSVFRRGTIACTGIEFCKLAIVETKQTATDAVLALEERLAGLDLPHPLSLHVNGCPNSCARIQTADIGLKGQLLPDGDGGQTPGFQVHLGGGLASKDREEAGLGRTVRGLKVTADGLVDYVERLVLRFLADRDAAIDETFAEWAHRAEEEALQ; encoded by the coding sequence GTGACGACCCCGACGACAACGGATGCCGCTCCCCAACGCCCGGCCGGCACCGACCGTGGCAACCGCCCGCCACGCCCCGCTTCGCGTCCGCACGGCCAGTGGAAGATCGACGGCACCACTCCGCTCAACGCCAACGAGGTGTGGAAGCAGGAAGACGGCGGCCTCGCCGTGCGCGAGCGCATCGAAAACACCTACGCCGCGGGCGGCTTCGCGTCGATCGACCCGACCGACCTGCACGGCCGGTTCCGCTGGTGGGGCCTCTACACGCAACGCAAGCCCGGCATCGACGGCGGCAAGACCGCAACCCTCGAACCGCACGAGCTCGAAGACGAGTACTTCATGCTCCGGGTGCGCATCGACGGCGGCCAGCTCACGACGCAGCAGCTCCGCGTGATCGGCGAGATCTCCACCGAGTTCGCCCGCGACAGCGCCGACCTCACCGACCGCCAGAACGTGCAGCTGCACTGGGTTCGCGTCGAAGACGTGCCCGAGATCTGGCGGCGCCTCGAAGCCGTCGGGCTCGGCACGACCGAGGCGTGCGGCGACGTGCCGCGAGTCGTGCTCGGCTCCCCGGTCGCCGGCATCGCCGCCGACGAGCTCATCGACCCGACGCCCTCGATCGACGCCATCACCGAGCGGTACATCGGCATCCCCGAACTCGCGAACCTGCCGCGCAAGTTCAAGACGGCGATCACGGGCCACCCCAGCCAAGACGTCGTGCACGAGATCAACGACGTCGGCTTCGTCGCCGTGACCCACCCCGAACTCGGCGTCGGCTACGACCTGTGGGTCGGCGGCGGCCTCTCGACGAGCGCGCACCTCGCGGTGCGGCTCGGCACGTTCGTCGCCCCCGAGCAGGTTCCCGACGTCTGGTTCGGCGTCGCCGCGATCTTCCGCGACTACGGCTACCGGCGCCTGCGCAACAAGGCGCGCCTCAAGTACCTCGTCGCCGACTGGGGCCCCGAGAAGTTCCGCGAGGTGCTCGAGACCGAGTACCTCGGCGCCCCGCTTCCCGACGGCCCGGCAGCTCCCAAGCCGCGCACGCAGGGCGACCACGTGGGCGTGCACCGCCAGCACGACGGCCGCTACTACATCGGCGTCACGCCGTTCGTCGGACGCGTCTCGGGCTCCAAGCTCACCGCCCTCGCCGACCTCCTCGAGCGCCACGGCTCGGGCCGCTTGCGCACGACGCCGCACCAGAAGCTCGTGCTGCTCGACATCGAGGAGCGCGACGTCGAGCAGGTCGTCGCCGAGCTCGAGGAGCTCGGCCTCTCGGCGAAGCCGAGCGTCTTCCGCCGCGGCACGATCGCGTGCACGGGCATCGAGTTCTGCAAGCTCGCGATCGTCGAGACGAAGCAGACCGCGACCGACGCGGTGCTCGCGCTCGAGGAGCGGCTCGCCGGGCTCGACCTGCCGCATCCGCTCAGCCTGCACGTGAACGGATGCCCCAACTCCTGCGCGCGCATCCAGACCGCCGACATCGGGCTCAAGGGCCAGCTCCTCCCCGACGGCGACGGCGGCCAGACGCCCGGCTTCCAGGTGCACCTCGGCGGCGGACTCGCGTCGAAGGACCGCGAGGAGGCCGGCCTCGGCCGCACCGTGCGCGGACTCAAGGTGACCGCCGACGGGCTCGTCGACTACGTCGAGCGGCTCGTGCTGCGGTTCCTCGCCGACCGCGACGCCGCGATCGACGAGACCTTCGCCGAGTGGGCGCACCGAGCCGAAGAGGAGGCACTCCAGTGA
- a CDS encoding phosphoadenylyl-sulfate reductase: MEATTRRNADTLRALVESGNALLSPEGGPEASAAEVVAWVAENFSADAAAVACSMADAVLPHVVAAQLPGVDVLFLDTGYHFTETYVTRDEVARALDVRVVDVLPEQTVAEQDAEFGAELFARDPGLCCARRKVEPLQRALGGYELWFTGVRREEAPTRANTPLLQWDERNGLIKVNPLAAWTFDELLDYAGANQVTVNLLMSHGYPSIGCEPCTKPVAEGEDPRSGRWAGLAKTECGLHL, from the coding sequence ATCGAGGCCACGACCCGCCGCAACGCCGACACCCTGCGCGCGCTCGTCGAATCGGGCAACGCGCTGCTCTCGCCCGAGGGCGGCCCCGAGGCATCCGCTGCCGAGGTCGTGGCCTGGGTGGCCGAGAACTTCTCGGCGGATGCCGCAGCGGTCGCGTGCTCGATGGCCGACGCCGTGCTGCCGCACGTGGTCGCCGCACAGTTGCCCGGCGTCGACGTGCTGTTCCTCGACACGGGGTACCACTTCACCGAGACCTACGTGACCCGCGACGAGGTGGCCCGTGCGCTCGATGTGCGCGTCGTCGACGTGCTGCCCGAGCAGACCGTCGCCGAGCAGGACGCCGAGTTCGGCGCCGAGCTCTTCGCCCGCGACCCGGGCCTCTGCTGTGCACGCCGCAAGGTCGAGCCGCTCCAGCGAGCCCTCGGCGGCTACGAGTTGTGGTTCACGGGCGTGCGCCGCGAAGAGGCACCGACCCGCGCGAACACGCCGCTCCTCCAGTGGGACGAGCGCAACGGGCTCATCAAGGTGAACCCGCTCGCGGCCTGGACCTTCGACGAACTGCTCGACTACGCGGGCGCCAACCAGGTGACGGTGAACCTCCTCATGTCGCACGGCTACCCGTCGATCGGCTGCGAGCCGTGCACCAAGCCCGTCGCCGAGGGCGAAGACCCGAGGTCCGGCCGCTGGGCCGGCCTCGCCAAGACCGAATGCGGATTGCACCTATGA
- the cysD gene encoding sulfate adenylyltransferase subunit CysD, which translates to MTDTTFSRVQEGARTELDALDVLESEAIHIIREVVAEFERPVLLFSGGKDSVVVLHLAAKAFWPGRVPFPLLHVDTGHNFPEVIAFRDATVERLGLRLEVAAVQDYIDDGRLHERADGTRNPLQTQPLLDAIAAGRHDAVFGGARRDEDKARAKERIISLRDEFGQWDPRNQRPELWSLYNGRHTPGQHVRAFPISNWTELDVWSYIERESIPLPGLYFAHEREVYRRDGMWRAVGEVSPPRPNETVELRTVRYRTVGDMSCTGAVESDAADVAGVVREVAQSTLTERGATRADDRISEAAMEDRKKDGYF; encoded by the coding sequence ATGACCGACACCACGTTCTCGCGGGTTCAAGAGGGCGCGCGCACCGAACTCGACGCGCTCGACGTGCTCGAGTCCGAGGCCATCCACATCATCCGCGAGGTCGTCGCGGAGTTCGAGCGTCCCGTGCTGCTGTTCTCGGGCGGCAAGGACTCCGTCGTCGTGCTGCACCTCGCCGCGAAGGCGTTCTGGCCGGGGCGCGTGCCGTTCCCGCTGCTGCACGTCGACACGGGCCACAACTTCCCCGAGGTCATCGCGTTCCGCGACGCCACGGTGGAGCGCCTCGGCCTGCGCCTCGAGGTTGCCGCCGTGCAGGACTACATCGACGACGGTCGCCTCCACGAGCGCGCCGACGGCACCCGCAACCCGCTGCAGACGCAGCCGCTCCTCGACGCGATCGCGGCCGGCCGGCACGACGCCGTCTTCGGCGGAGCGCGTCGCGACGAAGACAAGGCCCGCGCCAAGGAGCGCATCATCTCGCTGCGCGACGAGTTCGGCCAGTGGGATCCGCGCAACCAGCGCCCCGAGCTCTGGAGCCTGTACAACGGGCGCCACACCCCGGGCCAGCACGTGCGCGCGTTCCCCATCAGCAACTGGACCGAGCTCGACGTGTGGAGCTACATCGAGCGCGAAAGCATTCCGCTGCCCGGGCTCTACTTCGCCCACGAGCGCGAGGTCTACCGCCGCGACGGCATGTGGCGCGCAGTGGGCGAGGTCTCGCCCCCGCGTCCCAACGAGACGGTCGAACTCCGCACGGTTCGGTATCGCACTGTCGGCGACATGAGCTGCACGGGCGCCGTGGAGTCGGATGCCGCCGACGTCGCCGGCGTCGTGCGCGAGGTGGCCCAGTCCACCCTCACCGAGCGCGGTGCCACGCGCGCCGACGACCGCATCTCCGAGGCTGCCATGGAGGACCGCAAGAAAGACGGGTACTTCTGA
- a CDS encoding sulfate adenylyltransferase subunit 1, translating to MTGTLFRFATAGSVDDGKSTLVGRLLHDSKAILADQLEAVARTSAERGFGDGTGFDFALLTDGLRAEREQGITIDVAYRYFTTGARSFILADCPGHVQYTRNMVTGATTADAVVVLIDGRKGVLEQTRRHLSVVALLRVPHVIIAVNKIDLLGYDEQAFIEVDADVRRVTAELGLDDVHVLPVSALEGDNIVTRSERTPWYDGPALLELLEQLPSLDELETELDAFRLAVQLVLRPQGGLAPDVASDPERAESFRDYRAFAGRIGSGRVRVGDRVSVFPSGIETTVAGIDQAGASLDEAVAPQSVALRLADDIDAARGAVIVETGTLPEGRRDVDAELFWLDPRPLLPGARVLVKHGTATVQALVASVDSKRDLDTLAHEPAETLEANDIGRARLRLAAPLPLEPYGANRHAGSFLVIHPADGQTLAAGITEQ from the coding sequence ATGACCGGCACGCTCTTCCGCTTCGCGACCGCCGGCTCGGTCGACGATGGCAAATCCACGCTCGTCGGCCGTTTGCTGCACGACTCGAAGGCGATCCTCGCCGACCAGCTCGAGGCCGTCGCGCGCACCTCGGCCGAGCGCGGCTTCGGCGACGGCACGGGCTTCGACTTCGCACTCCTCACCGACGGACTCCGCGCCGAACGCGAGCAGGGCATCACGATCGACGTCGCCTACCGGTACTTCACCACCGGGGCGCGCAGCTTCATCCTCGCCGACTGCCCCGGCCACGTGCAGTACACGCGCAACATGGTCACCGGCGCGACCACGGCCGACGCCGTCGTCGTGCTCATCGACGGCCGCAAGGGCGTGCTCGAGCAGACCCGGCGCCACCTCTCCGTGGTCGCGCTGCTCCGGGTGCCGCACGTCATCATCGCGGTCAACAAGATCGACCTGCTCGGCTACGACGAGCAGGCGTTCATCGAGGTCGACGCCGACGTGCGACGTGTCACCGCCGAGCTCGGCCTCGACGACGTGCACGTGCTGCCCGTGTCGGCGCTCGAGGGCGACAACATCGTCACGCGCTCCGAGCGCACCCCCTGGTACGACGGCCCCGCGCTCCTCGAACTGCTCGAGCAGCTGCCCTCCCTCGATGAGCTCGAGACCGAGCTCGACGCGTTCCGCCTCGCGGTGCAGCTCGTGCTCCGCCCGCAGGGAGGTCTGGCTCCGGATGTCGCGAGCGACCCCGAGCGCGCCGAGTCGTTCCGCGACTACCGCGCGTTCGCGGGCCGCATCGGCTCGGGCCGCGTGCGCGTCGGTGACCGGGTGAGCGTCTTTCCCTCGGGCATCGAGACGACCGTCGCGGGCATCGACCAGGCCGGAGCATCCCTCGACGAGGCGGTGGCACCCCAGTCGGTGGCGTTGCGCCTCGCCGACGACATCGACGCCGCTCGCGGCGCCGTGATCGTCGAGACGGGAACACTCCCCGAGGGGCGCCGCGACGTCGACGCCGAGCTCTTCTGGCTCGACCCGCGACCGCTGCTGCCCGGGGCCCGGGTGCTCGTGAAGCACGGCACGGCGACGGTGCAGGCACTCGTGGCATCCGTCGACTCCAAGCGCGACCTCGACACGCTCGCCCACGAGCCCGCCGAGACGCTCGAGGCGAACGACATCGGCCGCGCTCGCCTCCGTCTCGCGGCACCGCTGCCGCTCGAGCCGTACGGCGCGAACCGCCACGCCGGCTCGTTCCTCGTCATTCACCCCGCCGACGGCCAGACCCTGGCCGCCGGCATCACCGAACAGTAA
- a CDS encoding ABC transporter substrate-binding protein, with product MRTTRTTLTITALGVAAMMLTGCSASEGAASEADAAATTGPADELRLGYFANVTHAPALVGLEEGLFADALGETKLSTQVFNAGPAAIEALSAGAIDATYIGPNPSINTFIQSRGVSAHIVAGAATGGAALVVREGIDSVDDLEGTTLATPQLGNTQDVALRSWLADEGFETDTTGGGDVHVTPTENAQALTLFQQGGIDGAWLPEPWVSRLVVDAGAHVLVDEADLWEDGAFPTTVLLVRAEFLAEHPETVEALLEGHVASVAWLDEHADEAPAVINAALEAETGKPLADAVITRALEHVTFSVDPHAETFETLVKNGLAAGTQKDGSIDGLFDLRLLNGLLETDGEEPVSAGGLGEE from the coding sequence ATCCGTACCACCCGCACCACCCTGACGATCACCGCTCTTGGAGTGGCGGCGATGATGCTCACGGGCTGCTCCGCCTCCGAGGGCGCTGCATCCGAGGCGGATGCAGCGGCCACGACCGGGCCCGCCGACGAGCTGCGCCTCGGCTACTTCGCGAACGTCACCCACGCCCCCGCCCTGGTGGGGCTCGAGGAGGGCCTCTTCGCCGACGCGCTCGGCGAGACGAAGCTCAGCACGCAGGTCTTCAACGCCGGCCCCGCGGCCATCGAGGCGCTCTCCGCCGGCGCGATCGATGCCACGTACATCGGCCCGAACCCGTCGATCAACACGTTCATCCAGAGCCGCGGTGTTTCGGCGCACATCGTCGCCGGCGCGGCCACCGGGGGCGCAGCACTCGTCGTGCGCGAGGGCATCGACTCGGTCGACGACCTCGAGGGCACCACGCTCGCGACGCCGCAGCTCGGCAACACGCAGGATGTCGCGCTCCGTTCATGGCTCGCCGACGAGGGCTTCGAGACCGACACCACGGGTGGCGGCGATGTGCACGTCACCCCGACCGAGAACGCCCAGGCCCTCACCCTGTTCCAGCAGGGCGGCATCGACGGGGCCTGGCTGCCCGAGCCGTGGGTCTCGCGTCTCGTCGTCGATGCGGGCGCGCACGTGCTCGTCGACGAGGCCGACCTGTGGGAGGACGGCGCGTTCCCGACCACGGTGCTGCTCGTGCGTGCGGAGTTCCTCGCCGAACACCCGGAGACGGTCGAGGCGCTGCTCGAGGGCCACGTGGCATCCGTCGCCTGGCTCGATGAGCACGCCGACGAGGCTCCCGCCGTCATCAACGCCGCACTCGAGGCTGAGACGGGCAAACCGCTCGCCGACGCCGTGATCACCCGCGCGCTCGAGCACGTGACCTTCTCGGTCGACCCGCACGCCGAGACCTTCGAGACCCTCGTGAAGAACGGCCTTGCGGCGGGCACGCAGAAGGACGGCTCGATCGACGGGCTCTTCGACCTGCGGCTGCTGAACGGCCTCCTCGAGACCGATGGCGAGGAGCCGGTCTCCGCCGGCGGCCTCGGCGAGGAGTAG
- a CDS encoding ABC transporter ATP-binding protein, translating to MSGQTAIRIEQLGKRFGAGPLVLDDVNLSIEAGEFVCLLGASGCGKSTLLNLIAGLDRPTTGSIDVPPEGAAVMFQESALMPWLTARQNVELALRLRGVPRASRRGEALELLDTVNLADAAEKRPHELSGGMRQRVALARALAQDRPVLLMDEPFAALDAITRDLLHEELERVWRRTGRTIVFVTHNVREAARLGQRVVLLSSRPGRVAGEWRIAETTGRRIESPEVAALSIEITEQLRKEIRRNAA from the coding sequence ATGAGCGGGCAGACGGCCATCCGCATCGAGCAGCTGGGCAAGCGCTTCGGCGCAGGACCCCTCGTGCTCGACGACGTGAACCTCTCGATCGAGGCGGGTGAGTTCGTCTGCCTGCTCGGCGCTTCGGGCTGCGGCAAGTCGACGCTGCTGAACCTCATCGCGGGTCTCGACCGACCCACGACGGGCAGCATCGACGTGCCGCCCGAGGGCGCCGCCGTGATGTTCCAGGAGTCGGCACTCATGCCGTGGCTCACCGCCCGGCAGAACGTCGAGCTGGCGCTGCGCCTGCGCGGAGTGCCGCGCGCATCGCGGCGGGGCGAAGCGCTTGAACTCCTCGACACGGTGAACCTCGCGGATGCCGCCGAGAAGCGCCCGCACGAGCTTTCGGGCGGCATGCGGCAGCGCGTCGCCCTCGCCCGCGCCCTCGCCCAGGACCGGCCAGTGCTCCTCATGGACGAGCCGTTCGCCGCGCTCGACGCGATCACGCGCGACCTCCTGCACGAGGAACTCGAGCGGGTATGGCGCCGCACCGGCCGCACGATCGTGTTCGTCACGCACAACGTGCGCGAGGCCGCCCGCCTCGGGCAGCGCGTCGTGCTGCTCTCGAGCCGGCCGGGCCGAGTCGCCGGAGAATGGCGCATCGCCGAGACCACCGGCCGGCGCATCGAGTCGCCCGAAGTCGCGGCGCTCTCGATCGAGATCACCGAGCAGCTCCGGAAGGAGATCCGCCGAAATGCCGCATGA